AGCTATCAGCAACTTTCTCATATTCGGTCCGTTAATTAAAATGAAACATTCAGGTTAAAGCCAAAACTGCGGGTAGTTGGTATTTGCAGTGTTTCCAGGCCCTGGCCGTTACCGGTATTGAACGCAGTTTCCGGATCAACATTGGGCACATGCTTACTCAGGTAAGCCAGGTTTCTGCCCACCAGTGCGATGTTCACACCTGTCAGGTGCCATTTCTTTATCAAAGACGCCGGCAGGTTGTAACCCAGTCTTATTTCACGCAGTTTGATAAAAGAGGCATCATATACGGCGCTCTCATTCAGGTTGCTGCTATATACAGTTTTGTAGTAGTTCTGAGCAGAGAGAATAGCGGTGTTTTTCTTTCCATCTGCCGTATAACCATCAAATATGATCCCATCGTGCTTTACTACTGCATTACCGGGAGCAGTGGCATTATGGTCTGGGAGCTGCACATTTTTAGCCCCATCGTAGTAGTAAGGCAGGCCGCCGTGTTCTGCATCACGCCCCGGCATCGTTGCCGCCAGTACGCCTGTTCCCATACCTGTAGAGTTGGTTCCTGACCAGATAGATCCGCCCTGTTTGGTATCTATCAGCACACTCAGGTTGAAGCCTTTGAATGAAAAGCTGTTATTAATACTTCCTGTCCAGTTGGGAGTAAAGTAACCCAGTATTTTTTTATTAGGATCCACCATAGGTGTTCCGTCGGGGTTTACCAGGATGCGGTTCTCACTGTCGCGCAGATAAGCAGTGCCGAAAAGCGCGCCGTAGCGTTCTCCTTTACGGGCTACCACCTGGATATTGCCGGAGCTTCCCAGTACATAGCTGTTGAGGAAACCATCAGCATCCAGCTCCATGACTTTACTGATATTGCGTGCATAATTCACGTTAACGTCCCAACGAAAACCAGAACGGGTACTGATGGGTGTTAATCCGAGTGTTACTTCCACTCCACGGTTGCTAAGCTCGCCTGTGTTCAGCAGTTTCTTCAGATAACCAGTAGTAGGACTTACATCAGCCAGCAGGATCTGGTTGCGGCTATGCGAATTATAATAAGTCAGATCCAGCCGGATGCGATTATCGATAAACCCGGCTTCCAGTCCAACTTCTGTGGATGTGGTGATTTCCGGCTTGAGGTTTTTGTCGAGATATTTATCAGACACTGTCAACATAGGTAATGCACCGAATGGCTGATTGAACGGGTAAGTGTTTACCAACTGGTAAGGATCTGTGTCTTTACCTACCTGTGCCCATCCACCGCGTATTTTCAGCATAGAGAGCGCTTCGCTGCGCAGGTGCAGGGCTTCCGACAATACGATACTTGCATTGACAGAAGGATAGAAATAGGAATTACTACCCCTGGGAAGGGTGGAAGACCAGTCGTTACGCGCTGTCAGGTTTACGAAAGCATAATTGCGGAATCCTACCTGTGCAGCTGCAAATCCGCTATATACTTTCTGGCGGGAAAGCAAACTGGTAGAGATCAGCGGATCTCTGGAGTTAGTAAGTGTATACACATCTTTTACAGCCAGGCGTGGCGCCTGCTGATAGTTCTGCTCAAACTGGTTGCTACGCAGGTTAGCGCCGGCCAGCACATCTATATCAAAATCAGCATTCAGCTTTTTCTTTGCATTTAATGTGAACTCTCCGTTGGTTTCGCTTACTGCGTAAGCATCTTCAGTATAAGAACCAAAAGGAGTTCCATTGGTATAGTAGGCAACATGGTATTTGCGCCTGTCCTGATAGTAGTCAGTAGCAATACGGAAGCTGGCAGTCAGCCAGTCGAGCACCTGGTAAGACAATCTTGCATTTCCGAGGAAACGGTTACGCAGCATACCCACGGTGTTCTCGTTCTGGATCCAGTAAGGATTGCTGTAGTAGCTGTGATTCCAGTTGAAATCGGTGCCATCAGGATTTTTATAATTCTTCAGCCTGTTCACATCTACCTGGCGGCCGAACCAGATGAATTGCAGGGTAACACTGTTACCACGACGGCCGTCTACACCCGGCAGGTTATCTGCAGCGCTGCGGATATAATCTGCGTAGGTAGTCAGCGTTAACTTAGGCGTGAGCCGGAAGGTATTGCTGGCAGTGAAAGTATTCCGTGTGATGCCGGTATTGGGTAGTATGCCCGCCTGTTTGGTATTATTATAAGAGAAGCGATAATCAATTTTATCGGTAGTTCCGCCGGCGGAAAGTCCGTTATTCAGCGTATAGCCGGTCACGTAGAAGTCCTTTACGTTATTGGGATGAGCAACAAATGGCACTGCTTCGCCATTTGAGAAGAACTGAGGAATGAGCCGGCCATCCAGTTTCGGGCCCCAGCTTTCATCCACGCCATCATTCAGGCCGCCGCCTTTCCCATCTTTATAAGAAAACTGGCCACCGGTACCCTGGCCATAACTATTCTGAAAGTCGGGCAGGATCAATACCTTATCGAATGTAGCGCCGGAGTTGACGGTTATTCCCAGGCCGCCTTTGGTATCTTTACCGGTTTTTGTTTTGATTACAATAACGCCGGCAGATGCGCGGGAGCCGTATAATGCAGCCGCATTGGGGCCTTTCAGTACACTGATGGAAGCGATATCATCCGGGTTCAGATCGGAAATGGCGTTGGCAAAGTCGCGCCCGGTACCGATCCCCAGCTGGCTGTTATCCACCGGCACACCATCCAGTACAAACAAGGGCTGGTTATTTCCTGCGATGGAGGTTTCGCCCCTGATGATGATACGGGAAGAACCAAGGCCGCCCTGGCTGTTGGTCACCTGTACGCCTGCGATCTTACCGGAAAGGGCGTTCACGAGGTTGGTTTCCTTGGCCTCGGATATATCTTTGGATTTCAGTTCCTGTACGGCATATCCCAGCGATTTCTTTTCCCGGGAGATACCCAGTGCAGTTACTACTACTTCATCGAGTTTCTTATTGCTGTTTTCGAGGGAGATGTTGATAATATGATTATTTCCCACTACTGCAAAGGCAGTTTCGAAGCCCACAGAAGAAATCTGCAGGGTATCGTTCAGCTGCGCATTAAGACTGTACTTCCCATCGGCATCTGATTGAGTGCCCTGGTTTTTCCCTTTGACACGTATAACGGCGCCGGGTATACGTTGCGCATCAGCGCGGGAGGTGATCACCCCATTTACCCTGATTTCCTGGGCGTTTGCCTGTAGCAGGCATAGCAATCCCGTCAGCAGGCACAGGAGCCTTGTTACGTAATTCATGCTTCGTACTTGATTTGTTATTGGCTAAGATCCTTGCAGAGAATAGTTATCCGTTCAGATTTTGGCATTTACTAATGCGGTGTAAAGACTTAAAATATCGGGGGCGAAGATAATACAGAAAATTTATTCTACAAAACTTATAGACTAAATGGAATTAAAGAAGACAAAAAGCGTAAAGGATGGGTTAAAAAAGAATTAGGAATTGGTAATGAAGTATGAAGAAAACACCCCGAAGACCATAATCCGCTATGGTTTTCGAGGTGTTTTCTTCATACTTCATTACCAATTCTTAATTCTTATTGAGTAGTTTCTTCAGTTCTGATTTAATGTCTTCTATGTTTTGCCAGATAACGCGGTCCTGGCAAACGACTCCTTTATACTTAATACTCAATTTGGTTTTACGCATCACGACCTGATAATATTCAGGAGCATCTGGAGAATTTTCCCAGGTGATTTTGCCTCCGTCTTCGATACCTCCGGCCAGTTTATCTTCAATAAGGTCGTTGATTTTTTTCCGCTGATTATCTGCGAAATCGTAGCTGGCCTCTGTTTTAACAAGGCAGGAAGAGTCTTGTACAGGGATGGCGGCAGGATACCCGGCGCCAGCCTGCATGCGGAGGCCGCAAAGCAGCAATATGCCACCTGCAAGCAGTAGCGGGAATAGGAATGTACGTTTCATAACAGGATTTGATTGTCAAGGTTGGAGAATAGGTATATAATAACAAGTCCAGATAAATGCTTTTGATTCCGATTTTGGCGGGTCGTTAACTCATTATTAAAATAACATATTTATCCCACTTCACAAAATAATCTCTGTTACCGGGTAGGGGTAAGAAAGGGGCAGGGTGTCTTCACTAGAGATTTACTGATATTGTTGCTGGAGGTTAAACAGGATCTTCCGGCCAGCATCGCTAAGTCCGGGCAGGCTGTCGGCCGGCATAAAGTGCCGTTTAAAGGCCTGCATCGCCGCGGTGGAATCTTTGATATCGTAACCAATAATGCGAAGCGCCAGCAGCGGGCTGAATGAGGTGGGTACTACGGTAGCAGTCGTATCCCTGAACCAGAGCCCAAAGCCTTTTTCGGCCAGTTGTTGCCAGGGGAAATAGGCGCTGGGGTCTACTTTCCGGCCGGGAGCAATATCCCCGTGTCCTACAAAGTTGGCAGTGGGGATATTATACCGGTGCCGAAGGGTATCCAGCAGTACGAGGAGGCTGTTGATCTGGGCTGGCTGAAAGGGTTCTTTTCCGTTATTGTCCAGTTCAATGCCGATGGAAGAAGAGTTGATATCTGTGAGATTGCCCCATTTGGCTACACCACCATGCCATGCCCGAAGATAGTCGTTCAGCATATGGTGGATCTGGCCGTTGCGGCATATTACGTAATGTGCGCTTACCTGTGTTCTTGTCAGTGTAAACGTATTCAATGTTTGTTCACATGAATTCTGAGCAGTATGATGAATGATCACCAGATTAGGTTTACGCATGTTGAAATTGACGGTACCTACCCAGGAAGGGGCTGGCAGGCCATCCGCGCCATTGATCTGGCCGGGCTGGCTACGCAGTTCTTTCGCCCATTTCTTCGCGTCTTGCCGGTACACCTTATTGGTGGCGGCGTAGGGGTTACGGGCACAATAAGTAAACACGCTGAGGGCTGCAAGTACGCAGCTGAATCTGATAAATCGGGTCATAGTCATAGTATTCATGCAGAATTGTTAATGTTTACACAATACTTCCGGATAAAGATACTAAATGAACGAATCTATCGATATCTTCACCAATACTATGAAAAGTGCATTGCGCTGTATATATTTACATGTTCAATAATATCTTTTCCGGTATTTAAAAACAATGCCAATTTGTCTGTAATTGCCTACAATCTGTTGTTACCGCTGATTTATGCGATATCACTACTGCCATTCCGTGTACTGTATCTGGTTTCCGATGCAGTATATTTTCTATTGTATTATGTGACCGGCTACCGGAAAAAGGTGGTGTTACAGAATCTCCGGAATTCCTTTCCTGAAAAAACGGATGCTGAGATCCACCGTATCTGCAAGGATTTCTACCGTTATCTGTGCGATCTCTTCCTGGAGACCTTCAAAACGCTGACAATCAGCAAATCTGCCATGATAAAACATTGCAGCTTCACGCCGGCAACGGTGGAGCTGTTCAGGCAGCTGGCGGCTGATAAACAAAGCGTGGTGCTGGTGATGGGTCACAAAGGAAACTGGGAATGGGCCGGCAATACGTTCAGCCTTCTTTGTCCACAGCAGCTGTATGTGATCTACCATCCCCTGGCCAACAAGCATTTTAACGGGCTGATGTACCGGATGCGTACCCGTTTCGGCACCAAACTCATCGCCATGCAGGATACCTTCCGGGATATGATGCAGCACCGCGACCAGGTAACGGCTACCGCATTCATTGCCGATCAGGCGCCACAGCCGAAAACAGCCCAATGGCTGACTTTTTTACACCAGGACACTCCGGTTTTCAAGGGCACGGAAAAGATTGCGCAAAAATTAAATTACCCGGTAGTATATGTTACTGTACACCGTGAAAAAAGAGGTTATTATACGGTATCTGCCGAATTGCTTACGGCCACTCCGGGCAGTGAAAAAGACGGCGATATAACAATATCGCATACACGTAAACTGGAAGCCGACATTATAGCCCAGCCTGCCACCTGGCTGTGGTCGCACAAAAGATGGAAACATTCCCGTGCTGTAGTTCAGACAGGGAATTAACATTTCAGATACCTAATCGAACCGAATAATTATTACTATGATGGAAGGAAAAGAACTGATCCTTGCCACCAAGCCCTTTGCACGCGAACACAGGGCTAAAAGCTGGCTTTACACCTTAACAACACTTGCGCTGTTGCTACTCTCACTGGCATGCACCCTCATTTTGCCTTATTTTTGGCTTCAACTGGCGGCCAGCATACTTTCGGGGCTATTGATTGTGCGGATGTTTGTCATCTATCACGATCACCAGCATCATGCGATCCTTCATCAATCGTGGTTAGCAGAAGCCATCATGATAACATTCGGTATCTATATACTGGCTCCGTCGAGTATATGGAAGCGTTCACATGATTATCATCATAAACATAATTCCAAATTATTCAGTGCCAGCATTGGCTCCTACCCTATCATTACGCGCAGGAAATTTGAGTCTATTACTGCCGGAGAAAGACGGGTATATTTATT
The genomic region above belongs to Chitinophaga sp. 180180018-3 and contains:
- a CDS encoding SusC/RagA family TonB-linked outer membrane protein, giving the protein MNYVTRLLCLLTGLLCLLQANAQEIRVNGVITSRADAQRIPGAVIRVKGKNQGTQSDADGKYSLNAQLNDTLQISSVGFETAFAVVGNNHIINISLENSNKKLDEVVVTALGISREKKSLGYAVQELKSKDISEAKETNLVNALSGKIAGVQVTNSQGGLGSSRIIIRGETSIAGNNQPLFVLDGVPVDNSQLGIGTGRDFANAISDLNPDDIASISVLKGPNAAALYGSRASAGVIVIKTKTGKDTKGGLGITVNSGATFDKVLILPDFQNSYGQGTGGQFSYKDGKGGGLNDGVDESWGPKLDGRLIPQFFSNGEAVPFVAHPNNVKDFYVTGYTLNNGLSAGGTTDKIDYRFSYNNTKQAGILPNTGITRNTFTASNTFRLTPKLTLTTYADYIRSAADNLPGVDGRRGNSVTLQFIWFGRQVDVNRLKNYKNPDGTDFNWNHSYYSNPYWIQNENTVGMLRNRFLGNARLSYQVLDWLTASFRIATDYYQDRRKYHVAYYTNGTPFGSYTEDAYAVSETNGEFTLNAKKKLNADFDIDVLAGANLRSNQFEQNYQQAPRLAVKDVYTLTNSRDPLISTSLLSRQKVYSGFAAAQVGFRNYAFVNLTARNDWSSTLPRGSNSYFYPSVNASIVLSEALHLRSEALSMLKIRGGWAQVGKDTDPYQLVNTYPFNQPFGALPMLTVSDKYLDKNLKPEITTSTEVGLEAGFIDNRIRLDLTYYNSHSRNQILLADVSPTTGYLKKLLNTGELSNRGVEVTLGLTPISTRSGFRWDVNVNYARNISKVMELDADGFLNSYVLGSSGNIQVVARKGERYGALFGTAYLRDSENRILVNPDGTPMVDPNKKILGYFTPNWTGSINNSFSFKGFNLSVLIDTKQGGSIWSGTNSTGMGTGVLAATMPGRDAEHGGLPYYYDGAKNVQLPDHNATAPGNAVVKHDGIIFDGYTADGKKNTAILSAQNYYKTVYSSNLNESAVYDASFIKLREIRLGYNLPASLIKKWHLTGVNIALVGRNLAYLSKHVPNVDPETAFNTGNGQGLETLQIPTTRSFGFNLNVSF
- a CDS encoding lysophospholipid acyltransferase family protein, producing the protein MSVIAYNLLLPLIYAISLLPFRVLYLVSDAVYFLLYYVTGYRKKVVLQNLRNSFPEKTDAEIHRICKDFYRYLCDLFLETFKTLTISKSAMIKHCSFTPATVELFRQLAADKQSVVLVMGHKGNWEWAGNTFSLLCPQQLYVIYHPLANKHFNGLMYRMRTRFGTKLIAMQDTFRDMMQHRDQVTATAFIADQAPQPKTAQWLTFLHQDTPVFKGTEKIAQKLNYPVVYVTVHREKRGYYTVSAELLTATPGSEKDGDITISHTRKLEADIIAQPATWLWSHKRWKHSRAVVQTGN
- a CDS encoding N-acetylmuramoyl-L-alanine amidase — its product is MTRFIRFSCVLAALSVFTYCARNPYAATNKVYRQDAKKWAKELRSQPGQINGADGLPAPSWVGTVNFNMRKPNLVIIHHTAQNSCEQTLNTFTLTRTQVSAHYVICRNGQIHHMLNDYLRAWHGGVAKWGNLTDINSSSIGIELDNNGKEPFQPAQINSLLVLLDTLRHRYNIPTANFVGHGDIAPGRKVDPSAYFPWQQLAEKGFGLWFRDTTATVVPTSFSPLLALRIIGYDIKDSTAAMQAFKRHFMPADSLPGLSDAGRKILFNLQQQYQ